From Campylobacter concisus:
GTGCATACGCTAGGCCAAGAGAAATTTGTAAATTTCTCTCAAGCAACTTTGAAATTTTATTTAATCACGAGTATGAGAGTAGGGCGCATCTACAAAACGGCAAGATTAGCGTTAAATTTAAAAACGGCAAAAGCTTGGAGGCTGACATCTTGGTCTTTTGCACTGGCAGTAAGAGCAGTGAAATTTTTAATGGCTACGACATGCAAATAAGTAGTGTCCGTGGCCAAGTAACCCACTTAAAACCAGTGCTAAAAAATGCCATGCCGCTAAGCGCAAAAGGCTACATCTGCCCAGTCATTAAAGGAGTGCAAGTTATCGGCGCTACTTATACCAGAAATGAAATTTGTGATACGCCTAAAGTTGAGGATAATACTAAAAATTTAAGCGATGTAAGCGAGTTTTTCGACATCAAAAAAGCCACCATTATCGGTTCACGTGTGGGATATAGGAGCTATAGTGGAGACAGATTTCCGATAATTGGCGCCTTGCATGACGAAGAATTTTACAAGCAAAACTACAAAGGGCTATTTTGGAGCAAAAATAGAGATAACAATCCAAAAGCAAGCTACGAAAAAAATGTCTTTGTAAATTTTGCTCACGGCTCGCGAGGTCTTTGCACAGCAATACTTGGAGCAAATTTGATAGCTGATCTTGCGCTTGATCGCCCACTTTGTATAGAAAGATCGCTATTTCATGAGCTTCATCCAGCTAGATTTTTGATAAGAAAACTAAAAAAGGGATTAAAATTTTAAGAGAGAATTAGCAGAAATTCCTAGCACAAGATACTAGGAATTTCTTGTAAGTTTAGGCTTAAAGCCTTGTTTTCATCTTTTCAAATTCATCTTTTATAATTTGCTCGTGAGGTTCGCTCGTCATTTTATTTATCGCATCTCCCCAGATGCTTACGCTAATGATCGCTATGCAAGACGCTATGATGCCAGGCAAAATTTCATAAACATAAGCGTTTAGCCCTGAAGTGATCCAAAATATTACTGTCGCACCTCCAGCTATCATACCAGCTAATGCTCCGAGTGCACTCATGCGCTTCCAGTAAAGGCTAAAAAGCAGCACCGGTCCAAAGCTCGCACCAAATCCAGCCCAAGCGTTGCCAACGACGTTTAGAACATTATCTGTCGAGATAAAGGCGAGTATGGTAGCAACTATGGCTACTACTACGACAGCATAGCGACTGATCGCTGTTTGTGTATTTTGACTAATCTCTTTTTTATAGAATGCAAAGATAAAGTCCTTTGTTACCGAGCTAGATGTAACTAAAAGCTGACTTGAGATGGTACTCATTATCGCTGAAAGTACAGCTGAGATGATAATGCCTATAAAAAATGGTGGGAAAAGTAGCTCACCAAGCTTTAAAAACACCGTCTCAGGATCACTAAGACCGCCTCTTTGACTAAAGTAGACAAAGCCGATAAGTCCGCTCATAATCGCACCAAGCAACCCAATGCTCATCCAGCCAATGCCGATCCTTCTTGCTTTAGCAAGCTCTTTTGAATCGCGTATCGCCATAAATCTAACAATGATATGTGGCTGGCCAAAATAGCCAAATCCCCAAGCCATAAGTCCTAAAATTCCCCAAAAAGTTTGATCTCTAAATGGATTTAGGTGATTTGCATCAAGCTTGCTTATCTCTTTTAGTAAATTTGTATCACTTGGCAAGTCTAAATTTAGATATGCTACGACTGGGATCGAGACTAGGACACAAAACATCAAAAGCCCCTGAAATGCGTCAGTTATACTAACTGCTTTAAATCCACCAAAAAATGTGTAAAAGACCACGATGACAAGTGTAAAGACCGCTCCGTAGGCAAATTTTAAACCAAAAAAGCTCTCAAATGTCTTTCCTCCAGCGATGATACCGCTACTTACATAAAGTGTGAAAAATATCAAAATGATAAGACCAGAGATGATTCTTAAAATTTTAGTCCTATCTTTAAAGCGATTTTCTAAAAAGTCTGGTATCGTGATGCTATCACTCGCAACTTCAGTGTAAATTCTAAGCCTCTTTGCTAAAAATAAATAGTTGCAGTAAGCTCCAATGATAAGACCGATTATCATCCACACATTTGCTATGCCAGTTGCGTATAATGCTCCGGGCACGCCAAGTAGCATCCAACCACTCATATCAGAAGCACCAGCACTAAGTGCAGTAACTACTGGACCCATTCGACGGTTATCTAGCAGATACTCGTTCATACTTGCATTTTTATCGTAGAAATATCGTCCGATAAAGAGCAAAAAGCCAAAATAGATGGCGATGGCTAAATAAGACCCAAAGCTCATAAATTTCCTTTCAAATTAAGATAAATGGCTTATGTTAATATAAATTTTTTTAAATTACAACATTCGGTGCCGATCCTTAAACACTTTTAAGCAAAATGATATAAATTTTTTCGTATTATTTAAAGCCATATTTTAAAGAGAAGGACAAAGTTGAAGGCTCAAAATTTAGCTAAATTTCTATTTTTTATAATAATTGTCTCACTTGGAGCATATTTTTTCTATCCAAGAAATCTTAGTGAGGCTCAAGAGATCGCTTATATCAAAAGTTATGGAGTGACTTTAGGGCTTACTATAGGCGGTATTGCCATAGGCATAACACTTGGATTTACCTTGGCGTTTATTAAATTTTTAAATATTAAAGTCTTAAATTTTATAATCGATGAATATATCGATATCTTACGTGGAACACCTGTAATACTTCAACTTTTAATATTTTCAGTTGTCATTTTTGCAACATGGAGTGATAATTTTTATGTAGCTCTCATCGCACTTGGACTAAATAGTTCTGCTTATGTGGCCGAGATCGTGCGAAGTGGCATAAACAGTGTCGATAAAGGACAAATGGAAGCGGCTCGTGCGATGGGCCTAAACTACTATGTTTCGATGCGCGAGATAGTTTTTCCACAAGCTACAAAAAATATCTTACCAGCTCTTGCAAATGAGTTTATCTCACTTTTTAAAGAGACATCAGTCGTGGGCTATATAAGCGTCGTTGATATCACGATGCAAAGTAAGAGCTTGCAAGCGGTCTTTTATAGTCCAGAGCCAGTCATTTTTACAGGCATTGTCTATTATGTGAGTGTTAAATTTTTTACACTTTTGACAAAACTACTTGAGAGGAGATTAAACCGCCATGATTGAGATTAAAAATTTAAACAAAAGTTATGGCGATTTGCGTGTTTTAAATGATATTAGCATAGATATAAAAAAGGGTGAAGTTATAGCAATAATTGGTCCAAGTGGTGGTGGAAAAAGTACATTTTTACGCTGCATAAACCGCCTTGAGGAGCCAGATAGTGGATACATAAAGATAAATGGCGAAGATATCCTCAATAAAAAATCAGATATAAATAAAATTCGCCAAAAAGTGAGCATGGTTTTTCAGCACTTTAATCTTTTTGCAAATAAAAACGTCTTGCAAAATTTAACCCTAGCTCCGATAAAAGCGGGAATTTTAGATAAAGCAAGTGCAGAAAAAAGAGCCGATGAGTTACTAAAAAGCGTGGGTCTAAGCGATAAGAAATTTGCCTATCCACACAAGCTCTCAGGCGGACAGAAACAACGTATTGCGATCGCTAGAAGCCTAGCGATGGAGCCAGAAGTGATACTTTTTGATGAACCGACAAGTGCGCTTGATCCTGAGATGATCGGAGAGGTGCTTGATATTATGAAAGATGTTGCTGCAAGGGGCATAACGATGCTTGTGGTTACCCATGAAATGGGCTTTGCAAGGAATGTAGCAAATAGAATTTTCTTTATGGATAAAGGCAGAATCGCAGTTGATGACACACCAAAAAATGTCTTTACAAATCCGCAACATGAGCGTTTAAAAGAGTTTTTAGGCAAAATTTTAAATCATTAAAGGAGTAGAAAATGAGTAAAATTTTAAAATTTTTGATGGCAAGCTTGGTTTTATTTTTACTAGGTTGTGGCGATGATGCTAATAAAAAAAATGCAGTAAATAATGCCGAAGAAGCTAGTAAAAATGTAGTTTATAAAGTTGGCTCGAGCGCTGATTATCCACCTTTTGAATATCTTGATGAAAACAATAAAATTGTTGGCTTTGAGATAGATTTATTAAATGAGATCACCAAAAAAACTGGAATAAAATTTGATGTTGCAAATATGAGCTTTGATGGACTAATATCAGCATTAAAAACCGGTAAAATTGATATTGCCATAAGCGGAATGAGTGCAACTGATGAGAGAAGAAAATCGGTTGATTTCACCAAGCCATATTATTTTTCAGAAAATTTATTTATCCGCAAAAAAGGCTCAGATGTAAATAAAGACAACCTTAAGGATAAGAAAATTTCAGCCCAAGTAGGAACATTGCAAGAAGAAGCAGCCAAAAGCATAACTACTAAGTCGATACCTGCTGAAAATGTAGCAGCTGCCATCATGTCACTAAACGCTGGTAAAATCGACGTTGTACTAACTGATAGTCCGATAGGGGTTGAATATTTAAAACAAAATCCAGATTTGGAAGAATTTTTAAGAGTTCCTGATGGCACGGAAGGATTTGCAATGGCGTTTGATAAAGGCAAACACACTGAGCTTATCAAGAAGATAGACGCAGCAATCGATGAGCTACAAAAATCTGGCGAATTTGACAAAATGCTAGATAAATATGGATTAAAGAAATAAATCTAAATACAAAATTTGCAGAGAAGCAGGAATTCTCTGCAAAAAACTCACTTTTTTCTAATTTTTAAAATTTAACATCTTTTAAAAGTAAAATTAATAAAATGACTTAATTATTTTCAAGGAGAAAAAATGGAGCTTCTCAGGATGAGAACGGCATTTATTTTAAATGTGCTATTTTCTATTTGCATGTATCACAATTTTGTTAAAAAAATCCTAATAATTAATAAAGCTAAATTTAAATTAAAATTTTACATAAATAGGCTAATCAATATTTTTTATAAAAGCAACCAAAAGTATTTTTTGGTTGATGAATTTTAAGTATTAAAGTCGTATGACTTTATTTTTTGAAGCAGATATTAAGAAAAACTAAAAGGAGAGAAAATGAATAATCTAGGTATTAAATCTAAGATTATGGCGATAGTTATCGTCAGTCTTATTGGCCTTGGTATCATGAGTGCATACATGCTAAATGGTATCTTAAAAACTCGCTCAAAAGCAGAATTTAGCGAGAAAATCGTGGATACAATAATCAATCAAAATAATTTTATCCATGAGATGCAAAAAGAACGCGGATTTAGCTCAGGCGTGTTAGCAGGAGGGGATAATAAAAATTTATTAGAGCAGCGTAAAAAAGTAGATGCTGCGCTTGATAAGCTTGAAGAGAAAAATGAAATAGTTTCAGAGATAAATAGTATCCGCTCAAATGTAGATCAAAAAAGTGGCAATGATCTAATTAGCCGTATAACAAAAATTTTAAGAAAAGAGGTCATTGCTATAAATGGATATAGTGATAAGCTCGAGCCTAGCTTGGTAGATGATCTAAAGCGTATCATTATTGTTGGTGAGATAAAAGAGTCTTTTGGTATTTTGCGTGCTACTTTAAATGGAATTTTTACTAAAAAGAGCATAAGTAAAGATGACTATAACAAAGTAGTTGCACTAAATAGCGTCATAAATAAATTTATGCAGGATTTTGACGATTACAACCCAAAAGAATTTAGCGATGAATTTGATGCCATCGCTAGAAAAAAGGCTGATTTTGTAGATGCTATGAATATTATTAAAAATGTAGTTGCCACTGAAGATGCATCTTATGATGCAGCGAGTTGGTTTTCAAAGATAAGTGTTACGATAGATGCTATGAGAGAGCTTGAGCTTAAGCTGCTTGATAATATGCAAAAAGATGCAAAGCGAATTAAAGGCGAGGCAGATACCGAACTTATTATAAGTTCTATTGTGATTGCGATTTGTATTTTGCTTATGTTGCTAGTATCTACATTAATAGGTAAAAACCTGATCTCTGGTATAGATCAGACTAAAAATGGCTTAGTTAGATTTTTTGACTTCTTAAATTATAAATCTAATAAGGCTGAATTTTTAGATCGTAGCGGTAGCGACGAGATCGGACAGATGAGTGCACTGATTAATGAGAATATCAAACAAATAGAGGCAAATTTATCTGAGCAAAATAATTTCATTAAAGAAGCAAATACTTTTGTAAATCAAATCGGCAAAGGTAACTACGTAGCTCAGCTTAACGCAGATACTTCAAATCCTGCACTTAGCCAGCTAAAACAAACTTTCAAAGACTTACAAATCGCACTTAAACATGCTATTGCGGAAAATGGCGACGACGTGTTAAATCTACTAGAAAGCTTTAAAAAACAAGACTTTACTAAAAGGCTTGAAGATGATGGCAAAATGGCGGTTGGTATAAATGCTCTTGGTGAAGAGATAGCCAAGATGTTAAGGGCAAATTTAGATCAAGCCCATGTGCTAGAAGAAAAGGCTGAGGCTTTAAGTCAGTCAATGAAAGAACTAACTCAAGGCGCAAATGTACAAGCAAGCTCACTTCAAGAGTCTGCTGCCGCAGTAGAGCAAATGTCAAGCTCAATGAATGCAATATCTCAAAAAACATCTGATGTTATTAGACAAAGTGACGAGATCAAAAACATCATAACTATTATTAGAGATATAGCTGATCAAACAAATTTACTAGCTCTTAATGCCGCGATCGAGGCAGCACGTGCAGGAGAGCATGGTAGAGGCTTTGCGGTTGTTGCAGATGAGGTTAGAAAACTAGCAGAGAGAACTCAAAAATCTCTAACAGAGATCGAAGCAAATACAAATGTACTAGCTCAATCAATCAATGAAATGAGTGAATCTATAAAAGAGCAAAGTGAGGGAATCAATATGATAAACCAATCAGTTGCGCAAATAGACACACTTACAAAAGAAAATGTAGTAATTGTCAATAAAGCAAATGAAGTAACATCTGATGTTGACGATATGGCTAAGGCGATA
This genomic window contains:
- a CDS encoding amino acid ABC transporter permease, coding for MKAQNLAKFLFFIIIVSLGAYFFYPRNLSEAQEIAYIKSYGVTLGLTIGGIAIGITLGFTLAFIKFLNIKVLNFIIDEYIDILRGTPVILQLLIFSVVIFATWSDNFYVALIALGLNSSAYVAEIVRSGINSVDKGQMEAARAMGLNYYVSMREIVFPQATKNILPALANEFISLFKETSVVGYISVVDITMQSKSLQAVFYSPEPVIFTGIVYYVSVKFFTLLTKLLERRLNRHD
- a CDS encoding basic amino acid ABC transporter substrate-binding protein, whose translation is MSKILKFLMASLVLFLLGCGDDANKKNAVNNAEEASKNVVYKVGSSADYPPFEYLDENNKIVGFEIDLLNEITKKTGIKFDVANMSFDGLISALKTGKIDIAISGMSATDERRKSVDFTKPYYFSENLFIRKKGSDVNKDNLKDKKISAQVGTLQEEAAKSITTKSIPAENVAAAIMSLNAGKIDVVLTDSPIGVEYLKQNPDLEEFLRVPDGTEGFAMAFDKGKHTELIKKIDAAIDELQKSGEFDKMLDKYGLKK
- a CDS encoding methyl-accepting chemotaxis protein, translating into MSSSMNAISQKTSDVIRQSDEIKNIITIIRDIADQTNLLALNAAIEAARAGEHGRGFAVVADEVRKLAERTQKSLTEIEANTNVLAQSINEMSESIKEQSEGINMINQSVAQIDTLTKENVVIVNKANEVTSDVDDMAKAIVNEVRKSKF
- the putP gene encoding sodium/proline symporter PutP, producing MSFGSYLAIAIYFGFLLFIGRYFYDKNASMNEYLLDNRRMGPVVTALSAGASDMSGWMLLGVPGALYATGIANVWMIIGLIIGAYCNYLFLAKRLRIYTEVASDSITIPDFLENRFKDRTKILRIISGLIILIFFTLYVSSGIIAGGKTFESFFGLKFAYGAVFTLVIVVFYTFFGGFKAVSITDAFQGLLMFCVLVSIPVVAYLNLDLPSDTNLLKEISKLDANHLNPFRDQTFWGILGLMAWGFGYFGQPHIIVRFMAIRDSKELAKARRIGIGWMSIGLLGAIMSGLIGFVYFSQRGGLSDPETVFLKLGELLFPPFFIGIIISAVLSAIMSTISSQLLVTSSSVTKDFIFAFYKKEISQNTQTAISRYAVVVVAIVATILAFISTDNVLNVVGNAWAGFGASFGPVLLFSLYWKRMSALGALAGMIAGGATVIFWITSGLNAYVYEILPGIIASCIAIISVSIWGDAINKMTSEPHEQIIKDEFEKMKTRL
- a CDS encoding amino acid ABC transporter ATP-binding protein, translated to MIEIKNLNKSYGDLRVLNDISIDIKKGEVIAIIGPSGGGKSTFLRCINRLEEPDSGYIKINGEDILNKKSDINKIRQKVSMVFQHFNLFANKNVLQNLTLAPIKAGILDKASAEKRADELLKSVGLSDKKFAYPHKLSGGQKQRIAIARSLAMEPEVILFDEPTSALDPEMIGEVLDIMKDVAARGITMLVVTHEMGFARNVANRIFFMDKGRIAVDDTPKNVFTNPQHERLKEFLGKILNH